Proteins encoded by one window of Yersinia massiliensis:
- the prfC gene encoding peptide chain release factor 3, with protein MSPSEYALEVAKRRTFAIISHPDAGKTTITEKVLLFGHAIQTAGTVKGRGSSHHAKSDWMEMEKQRGISITTSVMQFPYGNCLVNLLDTPGHEDFSEDTYRTLTAVDCCLMVIDAAKGVEDRTRKLMEVTRLRDTPILTFMNKLDRDIRDPMEVLDEVERELKIACSPITWPISCGKSFKGVYHLYKDETYLYQTGKGHTIQEVRIIKGLNNPDLDVAVGEDLAKQFRQELELVQGASHEFDHEAFLSGDLTPVFFGTALGNFGVDHMLDGLVEWAPAPMPRKTDTREVVAAEEKFTGFVFKIQANMDPKHRDRVAFMRVVSGRYEKGMKLRQVRTKKDVVISDALTFMAGDRSHIEEAYAGDIIGLHNHGTIQIGDTFTQGEDMKFTGIPNFAPELFRRIRLRDPLKQKQLLKGLVQLSEEGAVQVFRPLINNDLIVGAVGILQFEVVSSRLKSEYNVEAVYESVNVSTARWVECDDVKKFEEFKRKNEVNLALDGGDNLSYIAPTMVNLNITQERYPEVRFRKTREH; from the coding sequence ATGTCTCCAAGTGAATACGCACTGGAAGTCGCGAAAAGACGTACCTTCGCGATCATTTCCCACCCCGATGCCGGTAAAACGACCATTACTGAAAAAGTGTTGCTGTTCGGACACGCAATCCAGACTGCCGGTACGGTAAAAGGCCGTGGTTCCAGCCATCATGCCAAATCTGACTGGATGGAAATGGAAAAGCAGCGCGGTATCTCTATCACGACTTCTGTGATGCAGTTTCCGTACGGCAATTGTCTGGTTAACCTGCTTGATACCCCAGGGCATGAAGACTTCTCCGAAGATACCTATCGCACATTGACCGCTGTCGACTGTTGTTTGATGGTGATTGATGCGGCGAAAGGGGTAGAAGACCGGACGCGTAAATTGATGGAAGTCACCCGTTTACGTGATACGCCGATTCTGACGTTCATGAACAAATTGGACCGTGATATTCGTGATCCAATGGAAGTGCTGGATGAAGTGGAACGTGAGCTGAAAATTGCCTGTTCACCTATCACTTGGCCAATCAGCTGCGGTAAATCGTTTAAAGGTGTTTACCATCTTTATAAAGATGAGACTTACCTGTATCAGACCGGTAAAGGCCACACCATTCAAGAAGTGCGCATCATTAAAGGTCTGAATAACCCCGATCTGGATGTGGCAGTCGGTGAAGACTTAGCTAAACAGTTCCGCCAAGAGCTGGAACTGGTTCAAGGCGCTTCCCATGAATTTGACCATGAAGCTTTCTTGTCGGGCGACCTGACTCCGGTGTTCTTTGGTACGGCGCTGGGTAACTTTGGTGTCGACCACATGCTGGATGGTTTAGTTGAATGGGCGCCCGCCCCGATGCCACGTAAAACGGATACCCGTGAAGTGGTCGCGGCTGAAGAGAAATTCACCGGTTTCGTGTTCAAGATTCAAGCTAACATGGATCCCAAACACCGTGACCGTGTTGCCTTTATGCGTGTTGTTTCAGGCCGCTATGAGAAAGGCATGAAATTGCGTCAGGTACGCACCAAGAAAGATGTGGTCATTTCCGATGCGCTGACCTTTATGGCCGGTGACCGCTCTCACATCGAAGAAGCCTATGCCGGTGACATTATCGGCTTGCACAACCATGGCACGATTCAAATTGGCGATACCTTCACCCAAGGTGAAGATATGAAGTTCACCGGTATTCCGAACTTTGCCCCTGAATTGTTCCGCCGTATTCGTCTGCGTGATCCATTGAAGCAAAAGCAGCTGCTAAAAGGGTTGGTTCAGTTGTCAGAAGAGGGCGCAGTGCAGGTGTTCCGTCCGTTAATCAACAACGATTTGATTGTGGGTGCGGTCGGTATTCTGCAGTTTGAAGTGGTGTCATCAAGGCTGAAAAGTGAATACAACGTGGAAGCGGTGTATGAGTCTGTTAACGTCTCAACCGCACGTTGGGTTGAATGTGACGATGTGAAGAAATTTGAAGAATTTAAGCGTAAGAATGAAGTGAACCTCGCCTTAGATGGCGGTGATAATTTGAGCTATATCGCCCCAACGATGGTCAATCTCAATATTACGCAAGAACGTTATCCAGAAGTGCGTTTCCGTAAAACACGCGAGCATTAA
- a CDS encoding TatD family hydrolase: protein MAPIPTALEIPYFVDTHCHFDFPPFSGEEATSLVSAAQANVRQLIVPAVSAAYFPRILALAERYPPLFAALGMHPLYIADHQDADLATLASLLASQPEKLVAVGEIGLDLYMDEPQLPRQLALLQAQLKLAKQHDLPVILHSRRSHDQLAAALRKVALPRTGVVHGFAGSLAQAQAFVRLGYAIGVGGTITYERAQKTRRVMAALPLSALLLETDAPDMPLAGFQGQPNRPERAAQVFAALCELRSEAPQEIAAHLLANSQRLFQLPPA from the coding sequence ATGGCGCCGATCCCCACCGCTCTCGAGATTCCCTATTTTGTTGACACTCATTGTCACTTTGACTTTCCGCCATTCAGTGGCGAGGAAGCGACTAGCTTAGTGAGTGCCGCCCAAGCCAATGTCAGGCAACTCATTGTGCCTGCTGTGAGCGCGGCTTATTTCCCCCGTATTTTGGCGTTGGCTGAGCGTTATCCCCCGCTATTCGCCGCACTCGGTATGCACCCACTCTATATTGCAGATCATCAGGACGCTGATTTGGCGACGCTCGCCTCGCTGCTGGCGAGTCAACCTGAAAAGCTGGTAGCGGTGGGGGAAATTGGTTTGGATCTCTATATGGATGAGCCACAGTTGCCACGCCAATTGGCACTATTACAGGCTCAACTTAAGCTAGCGAAACAGCATGATCTTCCGGTAATTTTACACTCTCGTCGTTCCCATGATCAGTTGGCAGCCGCGTTGCGTAAAGTTGCCTTGCCGCGTACTGGGGTGGTGCATGGTTTTGCGGGCAGTTTGGCGCAAGCACAAGCATTCGTTCGCTTGGGTTATGCTATTGGCGTAGGGGGAACAATCACCTATGAGCGAGCGCAGAAAACGCGTCGCGTGATGGCGGCATTGCCCCTTTCTGCGTTACTGCTAGAAACCGATGCACCCGATATGCCCCTCGCCGGTTTTCAGGGACAGCCTAATCGACCCGAACGTGCAGCGCAGGTGTTTGCTGCATTGTGTGAATTGCGTTCAGAAGCGCCGCAAGAAATAGCCGCTCATTTGCTGGCGAATAGCCAGCGCTTATTTCAGTTACCTCCCGCCTAA
- the rimI gene encoding ribosomal protein S18-alanine N-acetyltransferase — MKQISILTPADLATAYQIEQASHAFPWSEKTLASNQGERYLNFKLSVEQQMVGFAITQTVLDEATLFNIAIDPQHQRRGYGRLLLEHLIAQLESRGIVTLWLEVRASNAGAIALYESLGFNEVSVRRNYYPSANGREDAIMMALPLG, encoded by the coding sequence ATGAAGCAGATTTCTATCCTGACGCCAGCCGATCTGGCCACAGCGTACCAAATTGAGCAAGCCAGCCATGCTTTCCCGTGGTCGGAAAAAACCTTAGCCAGCAATCAGGGTGAGCGTTACCTCAATTTTAAATTGAGTGTTGAGCAGCAAATGGTAGGCTTCGCGATTACCCAAACGGTATTGGATGAAGCCACATTATTTAATATTGCTATTGACCCACAGCATCAGCGTCGGGGCTATGGTCGTTTACTGCTTGAACATCTGATTGCGCAGTTGGAATCACGTGGAATAGTGACGCTTTGGCTCGAAGTTCGAGCTTCAAACGCGGGAGCAATTGCCCTGTACGAGAGCTTAGGCTTTAACGAGGTTTCGGTACGTCGTAACTATTACCCCAGCGCCAACGGGCGTGAAGATGCCATCATGATGGCGTTACCACTGGGGTAG
- a CDS encoding patatin-like phospholipase family protein, whose translation MVGYRIPITLGNIEPLAYKPYQPGKMALVCEGGGQRGIFTAGVLDEFQRARFNPFDLMIGTSAGAQNLSAFICGQPGYARRVITRYTTTADFFNPLRFVRGGHLIDLDWLVDITAQQLPLAMDHAEQHLINGREFLMCACRSDDFEPTYISPTRESWLPALKASSAIPGLYRQGVDLDGISYLDGGISDAIPVEEAYRRGADTIVVIRTVPSQAYYTPQWMKRMEHLLSESSLQQLVRIMQQHEQSYHRIQQFIEKPPGDLRVFEIYPPKPLASNALGSRVAALNQDYHLGRRCGRYFLATVGHWLLPRDTENSAESANDKTAIPLSRRMIQPQDMNQPKDLNLLDDVAEWLDGDDASFDITQTPDMIRPVDAVAGANQPLPAQMAVTDSGLIVPTTASSKGKKTPLAGEIILPSDVDNTKGGTA comes from the coding sequence ATGGTGGGATACAGAATACCTATCACGCTCGGTAATATTGAGCCACTCGCCTATAAACCATACCAACCCGGAAAAATGGCGTTGGTCTGTGAAGGGGGCGGGCAGCGGGGAATTTTTACAGCCGGTGTGCTGGATGAGTTTCAACGTGCCCGCTTTAACCCTTTTGACCTAATGATCGGCACCTCTGCTGGCGCACAGAATCTCTCCGCTTTTATTTGTGGTCAACCCGGTTACGCTCGTCGTGTGATTACCCGTTACACCACTACTGCAGATTTCTTTAATCCGCTACGCTTTGTACGTGGCGGGCATTTAATTGATCTCGACTGGCTGGTGGATATCACTGCGCAACAATTACCTTTGGCCATGGACCACGCGGAACAGCATCTTATTAATGGCCGCGAATTCTTAATGTGTGCCTGTCGCAGCGATGATTTCGAACCGACTTATATCTCCCCAACCCGCGAAAGCTGGTTACCCGCATTAAAAGCCTCCAGTGCCATACCCGGCTTATATCGACAGGGTGTTGATTTAGATGGAATAAGTTATCTGGATGGCGGTATCAGTGATGCGATTCCGGTGGAAGAGGCTTATCGACGTGGGGCGGATACGATTGTGGTCATCCGTACTGTTCCTTCGCAGGCGTACTATACGCCGCAATGGATGAAGCGAATGGAACACCTGCTCAGTGAAAGTAGCTTGCAGCAACTGGTGCGAATTATGCAGCAGCATGAACAGAGCTATCATCGTATCCAGCAATTTATTGAAAAACCGCCGGGCGACTTGCGTGTTTTCGAGATATATCCACCTAAACCCCTTGCCAGTAATGCACTGGGCAGCCGTGTTGCGGCGTTAAATCAAGATTATCATTTAGGTCGCCGTTGTGGCCGCTACTTCTTGGCGACAGTTGGGCATTGGCTGTTGCCGCGTGATACGGAGAATTCAGCTGAATCGGCGAATGATAAAACCGCGATCCCCCTTTCTCGTCGCATGATTCAGCCACAAGACATGAATCAGCCAAAAGATCTTAACCTGCTTGATGACGTGGCCGAATGGTTGGATGGCGATGATGCATCATTTGATATTACTCAAACACCCGACATGATTAGGCCAGTTGACGCAGTTGCTGGGGCAAATCAACCACTTCCGGCTCAAATGGCCGTGACAGACAGTGGCCTAATTGTGCCAACCACCGCGTCCAGTAAAGGCAAAAAAACGCCATTGGCAGGTGAGATTATTTTGCCGTCGGATGTGGATAATACCAAAGGGGGGACAGCATAA
- a CDS encoding DUF1328 domain-containing protein — protein MFRWGIIFLVIALIAAALGFGGLAGTAAWAAKVVFVVGIVLFLISLFTGRKRL, from the coding sequence ATGTTTCGCTGGGGAATTATCTTTCTGGTTATAGCGTTAATCGCTGCGGCATTAGGTTTTGGTGGGCTAGCCGGTACGGCAGCTTGGGCCGCGAAAGTCGTCTTTGTCGTCGGTATTGTCCTCTTCCTCATCAGTTTGTTTACAGGACGTAAGCGCCTTTAG
- a CDS encoding LysR family transcriptional regulator, whose amino-acid sequence MDQIQAMRIFVRIVELGSFSRAAEKLQLPRATVSNTLRRLEQRLGVRLLVRTTRQVNITAEGTLYYQRCQQLLSAFEEADSLFSHQRLQPEGKVRIDMPHSLARNVVIPALSDFYQHYPHITLVLGANDSTIDLMREGVDCVLRAWLPHDEQLAARNIGQQPQITCASPAYLEKFGVPTSLDDLTRHQAVGYFSPQTQRDYPLEFTQQGKVETRVLPSILSVNGADAYIAAGVAGLGLIQAPTPGILSHLAKGELIEVLPHCPPPAMPLFIMFPQGRFLAPRVRVLIDWLIALFAHYPPPPKEPS is encoded by the coding sequence TTGGACCAAATACAAGCCATGCGGATTTTTGTGCGTATCGTTGAATTGGGCAGTTTTAGCCGTGCAGCGGAAAAGCTGCAATTACCGCGCGCCACGGTCAGCAACACATTGAGGCGCTTAGAACAACGTCTCGGCGTGCGGCTGCTGGTCCGCACCACCCGCCAAGTCAATATCACTGCCGAAGGCACGCTGTATTACCAACGCTGCCAACAATTGCTGTCGGCGTTTGAGGAAGCAGATTCCCTTTTTAGTCATCAGAGATTACAGCCTGAAGGGAAAGTGCGCATTGATATGCCCCATTCGCTGGCGCGCAATGTTGTGATTCCAGCATTGAGTGACTTTTATCAGCATTATCCCCATATCACACTGGTGTTGGGGGCCAATGACAGCACCATTGATTTGATGCGCGAAGGCGTAGATTGTGTTTTGCGCGCGTGGTTACCCCATGACGAACAACTGGCGGCACGCAATATCGGTCAGCAGCCGCAAATAACCTGCGCTTCGCCGGCTTATCTGGAAAAGTTCGGTGTACCGACTTCACTGGACGATTTAACTCGTCATCAGGCAGTGGGGTATTTTTCACCGCAGACTCAGCGTGATTATCCGCTGGAGTTTACCCAGCAAGGGAAAGTGGAAACGCGAGTATTGCCCAGCATCTTGAGCGTCAATGGCGCAGATGCGTATATCGCCGCTGGCGTGGCAGGTTTAGGGCTGATCCAAGCGCCGACGCCGGGTATCCTGAGCCATTTAGCTAAAGGGGAGTTGATTGAAGTGCTACCTCATTGCCCTCCTCCTGCAATGCCACTGTTTATTATGTTCCCGCAGGGGCGCTTTCTAGCACCTCGAGTAAGAGTGCTTATCGATTGGCTGATTGCGCTATTTGCCCATTATCCTCCCCCGCCAAAGGAGCCGTCTTAA
- a CDS encoding aldo/keto reductase has protein sequence MQQRQLGSNGPAVSALGLGCMGMSDFYSTNQDVTESIATLHRALELGVTMLDTADMYGPFTNEELVGRAIKGKRDQVFLATKFGIVRDPNDPTVRGVSSRPDYIRQSVDGSLKRLGVEVIDLYYQHRGDPTVPVEEVIGTLADLVTAGKIRYIGLSEVSAATLEKAHQVHPITAVQSEYSLWTRDAEASVLATCERLGVGFVAYSPLGRGFLTGAIRSPDDLATDDFRRHNPRFQGDNFALNLALVDTVTTMARDKGVKPSQLALAWVLAQGEHIVPIPGTKRRTYLEENLAALEVVLSPQELAALKAVFPFHAAAGERYGVEGMAHLNA, from the coding sequence ATGCAACAACGTCAATTAGGTTCGAATGGCCCGGCTGTCTCTGCACTCGGCCTTGGCTGCATGGGAATGAGTGACTTTTACTCCACCAATCAGGATGTTACCGAGTCTATTGCTACCTTGCATCGGGCGCTGGAGTTGGGCGTGACGATGCTTGATACCGCTGATATGTATGGCCCGTTCACCAATGAAGAGCTTGTTGGGCGGGCAATCAAAGGCAAGCGAGATCAGGTCTTTTTAGCCACCAAGTTCGGTATTGTACGTGACCCTAACGATCCCACCGTACGGGGCGTGAGCAGTCGCCCTGACTATATTCGCCAGTCTGTTGATGGCAGCTTGAAACGTTTGGGTGTTGAGGTGATTGACCTTTATTACCAGCATCGCGGTGATCCTACGGTACCGGTTGAAGAGGTGATTGGCACATTGGCTGATTTAGTCACTGCCGGTAAAATCCGTTACATCGGTTTGAGTGAAGTGTCGGCAGCCACACTGGAGAAAGCCCATCAAGTGCACCCGATTACCGCTGTCCAGAGTGAATATTCACTGTGGACACGAGATGCTGAAGCATCGGTCTTAGCAACTTGTGAGCGTTTAGGTGTGGGCTTTGTGGCCTACAGCCCATTAGGACGCGGTTTCCTTACTGGCGCCATCCGCAGCCCAGATGATTTGGCTACTGATGATTTTCGCCGTCATAACCCACGTTTCCAGGGCGATAACTTTGCACTGAATCTGGCATTGGTCGATACCGTGACAACCATGGCGCGTGATAAGGGCGTTAAGCCGTCGCAATTAGCCTTGGCGTGGGTCTTGGCACAAGGGGAGCATATCGTGCCGATTCCGGGTACCAAACGCCGCACCTATTTGGAAGAAAATTTAGCGGCATTAGAGGTTGTGCTCAGCCCGCAAGAGTTAGCGGCGCTGAAGGCGGTCTTCCCGTTCCATGCCGCAGCCGGTGAACGCTACGGCGTGGAAGGGATGGCGCATCTTAACGCTTAA
- a CDS encoding GGDEF domain-containing protein — translation MQSELIMNSHSYDQLLKSKHRLSLLLFLFLNASSAIFSMILPSPKTPAMTLPIVMITAISLGTIAYLILISKKYADKLNYFSIVLGVLWAWQIILKYEYLGTNENNYLLISLFTIFFISTIALSDNFIAFCLHTAPATLAVIFLDDFHNIFRILFTIMLPLIGFSLHHLMSRRSDDFTRKLVAHLYNEREKFSDLSMIDPLTSLYNRRGLENKLETLLAQSPGNHYVLLLDIDHFKAYNDNYGHTMGDQALVRVAAAIRDAVRSRDIVVRYGGEEFLVLLTHVSEEYASQLAERVRQRVLGLDIPHVFNHKVSTTVTLSAGISPLQAYDLASSLKAADEALYRAKKDGRNKVEFAGKEFSNAESSP, via the coding sequence ATGCAGAGTGAATTGATTATGAATAGCCACTCCTACGATCAGCTTCTGAAAAGTAAGCATCGCCTCTCTTTACTGCTTTTTCTATTTCTGAATGCATCGTCAGCTATTTTTAGTATGATATTACCGTCACCCAAAACACCGGCAATGACATTACCAATAGTGATGATCACGGCGATCAGTCTGGGCACCATCGCTTATTTGATTTTAATTTCGAAAAAATATGCTGATAAATTGAATTATTTTTCAATTGTTCTTGGTGTGTTATGGGCTTGGCAAATCATTCTAAAATATGAATATCTGGGTACTAATGAAAATAATTACTTATTAATCAGTTTATTTACCATTTTCTTTATCAGCACCATTGCACTCTCCGATAATTTTATCGCCTTTTGCCTGCATACCGCACCAGCGACGTTGGCTGTTATTTTCTTAGATGATTTTCACAATATCTTCCGCATTCTATTCACTATTATGCTGCCACTGATTGGCTTTTCTCTTCATCATTTGATGTCACGCCGCAGCGATGATTTTACGCGAAAACTCGTTGCGCATCTTTACAATGAAAGAGAAAAATTCAGTGATTTGAGCATGATAGACCCTCTTACCAGTTTATATAATCGCCGTGGGTTGGAGAATAAACTTGAAACACTGCTCGCACAATCGCCGGGGAATCACTATGTGCTGTTGCTCGATATCGATCATTTTAAGGCCTATAACGATAACTATGGTCACACCATGGGCGATCAAGCGTTAGTGCGGGTTGCGGCGGCGATTCGTGACGCCGTACGTTCACGGGATATCGTGGTGCGCTATGGCGGTGAAGAATTTTTAGTATTGCTGACACATGTCAGTGAAGAGTATGCCAGTCAACTGGCCGAGCGTGTGAGACAACGGGTTTTAGGACTTGATATTCCACATGTTTTTAACCATAAAGTGTCTACAACTGTCACATTAAGTGCGGGAATATCCCCACTGCAAGCCTATGATTTAGCCTCTTCACTTAAAGCAGCGGATGAAGCACTTTACCGCGCTAAGAAAGATGGTCGCAACAAAGTCGAATTTGCGGGCAAAGAATTCTCAAATGCTGAGTCCTCACCCTGA
- a CDS encoding DNA polymerase III subunit psi, translated as MASRRDLLLQQLGITQWTLRRPAVLQGEIAVRLPEGIRLLVVAQTLPEQDDPLLCDVLRSLGLTPLQAYALTPDQVAMLPADTQCNSWRLGISEPLAVAGAQLHSPPLAGLYQDASAKRALWQQICHHEADFYPDASRSGHSVPN; from the coding sequence ATGGCATCAAGACGAGACTTGTTGTTACAACAGCTTGGCATTACGCAGTGGACATTGCGCCGCCCGGCCGTCTTGCAGGGTGAAATTGCTGTTCGTCTCCCCGAGGGGATTCGTCTGTTGGTTGTGGCGCAGACGCTCCCTGAGCAGGATGATCCATTGTTATGTGATGTGTTGCGCAGCTTAGGGCTGACTCCCCTTCAGGCTTATGCCTTGACGCCGGATCAGGTCGCCATGTTGCCAGCAGATACGCAGTGCAATAGTTGGCGATTGGGCATCAGTGAACCCCTCGCGGTCGCAGGCGCACAGTTACACAGTCCACCATTGGCTGGACTTTATCAAGACGCAAGCGCGAAACGCGCACTTTGGCAGCAGATTTGTCATCATGAAGCAGATTTCTATCCTGACGCCAGCCGATCTGGCCACAGCGTACCAAATTGA
- a CDS encoding DUF1435 family protein, producing MITARLAAYRSWGIRGFLSRGMSSGWGILLPFVLLPLLAWADITIGQLRIVIVLAMLATVSMLYHTRLRHFLLLPSCLALLGGIAAILMHNGIH from the coding sequence ATGATTACAGCCAGATTAGCCGCTTACCGTTCGTGGGGAATTCGTGGTTTTTTGAGCCGTGGCATGTCCAGTGGTTGGGGGATATTGCTGCCCTTCGTGTTATTACCGTTGCTGGCGTGGGCAGATATCACCATAGGTCAATTACGAATAGTGATAGTGCTGGCGATGCTAGCGACGGTCAGTATGTTGTATCACACTCGGTTGCGGCATTTTCTGTTACTGCCCTCTTGCTTGGCGCTCTTGGGAGGGATAGCCGCAATATTGATGCACAATGGCATACATTAA
- the rsmC gene encoding 16S rRNA (guanine(1207)-N(2))-methyltransferase RsmC produces MSALTPASEVILRHSDEFLARHVLFAGDLQDALPAQFEAAGVRVHSNQYHHWQLLSNTLEENVQFGLLATPELVATCDTLVYYWPKSKQEAQFQLANLLSLLPVGTDIFVVGENRSGVRSAEEMLSDFAQLTKIDSARRCGLYHGRLDTQPEFNADDWWESYQVDDVTVKTLPGVFSRDSLDSGSHLLLSTFSEPFKGSVLDVGCGAGVLASVLAQQSPKIKWTLSDVSAAAIEASRATLAANHIEAQVIASNVYSDIKGRFEMIISNPPFHDGIQTSLTAAEMLIRGATAHLHMGGKLRIVANAFLPYPALLDAAFGSHEVLAQNGRFKVYQATVGRPPRDAKKKR; encoded by the coding sequence ATGTCAGCATTAACCCCAGCCAGTGAAGTGATACTGCGCCATAGTGATGAATTTTTAGCCCGCCACGTGTTGTTTGCCGGTGATTTGCAAGATGCGCTGCCTGCGCAGTTTGAAGCCGCTGGCGTACGGGTTCACTCCAATCAATATCACCACTGGCAATTACTGAGCAATACGCTGGAAGAGAATGTGCAATTCGGGCTTTTGGCGACACCTGAACTCGTTGCAACCTGTGACACGCTGGTTTATTACTGGCCCAAGAGCAAACAGGAAGCGCAATTCCAACTGGCCAATCTGCTTTCCTTATTACCTGTGGGTACCGATATTTTTGTCGTCGGTGAAAACCGCAGTGGTGTGCGCAGCGCAGAAGAAATGCTGTCAGATTTTGCGCAGTTGACCAAAATTGATAGTGCGCGCCGTTGTGGGTTGTACCATGGTCGCTTAGATACCCAGCCAGAATTTAATGCCGATGACTGGTGGGAAAGCTATCAGGTCGATGACGTGACGGTGAAAACCTTACCGGGCGTGTTCAGCCGTGATTCATTGGATTCAGGTAGTCACTTGCTACTGTCCACATTCAGTGAGCCATTTAAAGGCAGCGTGCTGGATGTCGGTTGTGGTGCAGGTGTGTTGGCCTCTGTGTTGGCGCAACAATCACCCAAAATTAAATGGACGCTGAGTGACGTCTCTGCTGCTGCGATTGAGGCGAGCCGAGCAACACTGGCGGCAAATCATATCGAAGCGCAAGTCATCGCCAGTAATGTCTACTCTGACATTAAAGGCCGTTTCGAGATGATTATTTCGAATCCGCCGTTCCATGATGGTATTCAAACCAGCTTAACGGCAGCTGAAATGCTGATTCGTGGTGCCACCGCTCACCTGCATATGGGCGGTAAATTACGTATCGTGGCGAACGCCTTCCTGCCTTATCCTGCGCTACTGGATGCCGCTTTTGGCAGCCATGAAGTGCTGGCGCAGAATGGTCGCTTTAAAGTGTATCAAGCAACCGTGGGTCGCCCGCCACGAGACGCAAAGAAAAAACGTTAA
- the osmY gene encoding molecular chaperone OsmY, with the protein MKNTKFARSVMAVVLGSALISGSVLAEDTMLNKTSNAVDSAGAKIDSSMKKVDNYMGDSAATAKVKSALLEEKSLKSTDISVETNHGVVTLSGFVNSQAEAETAVDIAKNVEGVKSVSDKLHVKDQKSQSVSEYAGDAATTSSIKAKLLADDIVPSRNVSVETTDGVVLLTGNVENKAQSERAESIAKAVDGVKSVKNDLSIKP; encoded by the coding sequence ATGAAAAACACAAAATTTGCCCGTTCAGTGATGGCTGTTGTTTTAGGTTCTGCACTTATCAGCGGTAGTGTGTTAGCTGAAGACACGATGCTAAATAAAACTTCCAACGCTGTGGACAGTGCCGGTGCCAAAATCGATAGCTCCATGAAAAAAGTCGATAATTACATGGGGGATAGCGCGGCCACGGCAAAAGTGAAAAGTGCTTTGCTGGAAGAGAAATCCCTCAAAAGCACGGATATCTCAGTCGAAACTAACCATGGTGTCGTGACACTAAGTGGGTTCGTCAATTCCCAAGCAGAAGCAGAGACCGCTGTTGATATTGCCAAAAACGTCGAAGGCGTTAAATCCGTCAGCGATAAGCTGCATGTAAAGGATCAGAAATCACAATCAGTCAGTGAATATGCTGGCGATGCAGCAACGACCAGCTCCATTAAGGCCAAATTACTGGCAGATGACATTGTCCCGTCACGTAACGTCAGTGTCGAAACAACCGATGGCGTCGTGTTACTGACCGGTAATGTTGAGAATAAAGCCCAGTCCGAACGTGCTGAGAGTATTGCTAAAGCCGTTGATGGCGTAAAAAGCGTCAAAAATGATCTGAGCATCAAGCCTTAA